A single region of the Brassica rapa cultivar Chiifu-401-42 chromosome A03, CAAS_Brap_v3.01, whole genome shotgun sequence genome encodes:
- the LOC103857245 gene encoding uncharacterized protein LOC103857245 — MSSAMDKALMAMSLEDDDDDVPFVMPNLTEYSSCERNKRSLIGRLLNPDVQKMAIFIFEMPRKWQKQGRVRGIALSQERFQFIFDSEHDLLEVLDKGVHTFNEWAIVVERWSEVPPPDSLQFIPIWVQIKNIPINYQTELAIEALGDIVGKVIEVAFDPLKARSNVYERVKVKFDVSRPLRKEKVVDLPNGDKTKVFFNYERMQKRCYTCQRLSHDQSVCPINIQRRRAEADLRRAGGSGAKRRINPVLLESDPLFGVLEENQVGINPNTGRPKIAPEVLDGMRQYILLAKGEERFIREERVKSSVREVEKDPVLKKSALSLEPVPLVTRDLQKGKGVVFEYPDEVPVNCLSVSRPHGEKLMNTAIRANSFIDWRPEFPISGGDLFGNSQSSGSSSFVSGSTGSRLKSFDLNLSGTTSKKISIRKRPGKNKRNLKANTAHEDNLQISLKEGMLVGCLEKRKATDQMGGVSKAVKQITQETVPNEGLSKDQ, encoded by the coding sequence ATGTCATCGGCGATGGATAAGGCCTTGATGGCCATGTCccttgaagatgatgatgatgatgttccgTTTGTCATGCCGAATCTGACGGAATACAGCTCGTGCGAAAGAAATAAAAGGAGTTTAATTGGGCGTCTTCTTAACCCAGACGTTCAGAAAATGGCAATTTTCATCTTCGAGATGCCGCGTAAATGGCAGAAACAAGGTCGAGTTAGAGGTATTGCCTTGTCTCAGGAAAGGTTTCAGTTTATCTTTGATTCGGAACATGATTTGCTGGAAGTTCTTGATAAAGGAGTCCACACGTTTAATGAATGGGCTATAGTTGTGGAGAGATGGTCTGAAGTTCCGCCTCCGGATTCACTTCAGTTTATACCTATCTGGGTCCAAATCAAGAATATTCCAATCAATTATCAGACAGAGTTGGCTATTGAAGCTCTTGGGGACATTGTGGGTAAGGTCATTGAGGTGGCCTTTGATCCTTTGAAGGCACGGAGTAATGTTTATGAAAGAGTGAAGGTTAAGTTTGATGTTTCAAGGCCTCTGAGAAAAGAGAAAGTGGTTGACTTACCTAATGGCGATAAAACGAAAGTGTTCTTCAACTATGAAAGAATGCAGAAAAGATGTTATACTTGCCAAAGGTTATCCCACGATCAGTCTGTCTGTCCAATTAATATTCAGAGGAGACGAGCTGAGGCGGATCTAAGAAGAGCTGGTGGCAGTGGTGCGAAGAGAAGGATAAATCCGGTATTGTTGGAATCTGATCCGCTCTTTGGTGTGCTTGAAGAAAATCAGGTTGGAATTAACCCCAACACTGGGAGACCAAAAATTGCCCCTGAAGTTTTAGATGGAATGAGACAATATATTTTATTGGCAAAAGGGGAAGAAAGGTTCATCAGAGAAGAAAGGGTTAAATCATCTGTCAGAGAAGTTGAAAAAGATCCGGTTCTAAAGAAATCGGCCCTAAGTTTGGAGCCAGTTCCATTGGTGACAAGGGACTTGCAGAAAGGTAAAGGTGTAGTGTTTGAATATCCGGATGAAGTTCCTGTGAATTGTTTGAGTGTTTCAAGACCTCATGGTGAAAAACTGATGAATACGGCTATAAGAGCTAATTCCTTTATAGATTGGAGGCCTGAGTTTCCGATCAGTGGTGGTGATCTGTTTGGTAATTCCCAGTCATCAGGGTCCTCTTCTTTTGTGAGTGGTTCTACGGGTTCTAGATTGAAATCGTTTGATCTTAATCTTTCCGGGACTACCTCTAAGAAGATCAGTATCAGAAAAAGGCCGGGGAAGAACAAGAGGAATTTAAAAGCTAACACTGCTCATGAGGATAATTTACAGATTTCACTAAAAGAAGGTATGCTGGTAGGATGTTTGGAGAAAAGAAAAGCGACTGATCAGATGGGTGGAGTTTCCAAAGCTGTTAAGCAAATAACTCAGGAGACGGTCCCAAATGAGGGACTGTCCAAAGATCAATGA